CGTCGCCGCCAAGCTCCTCAAGCGCAACCTCAGCGACATCGCCGCGATGGGCGGACACCCGCGCGCCGCCGTGATCGCCCTCGCGCTCGATCCGAAGGTAAGCACGCGCTGGCTTGAACAATTTTATCGTGGTCTCGCCGCGACCGCACGCAGCTACGGCGTGCCCATCGCCGGCGGCGACATCACGCGCCAACAGGGCGGACTCGCCGCAACCCTCACCCTCATCGGCGAAGCCCGCGGTCCCCGCGCCCTCACGCGTCGCGGCGCGAAAATCGGCGACTGGATCTACGTCACCGGCACACTCGGCGGCAGTATCCTCGGCCACCATCACAGGTTCACTCCACGCCTCGCCGAAGGCAGCTGGCTCGCCGATCGTCGCGACGTGCGCTCGCTCATGGACCTCAGCGACGGCCTCGCCAAAGATCTGCACGCCCTCACTCCAGAACGCGCAGTGCCATCACTCATCGGGGCTGCGATTCCCATCAGCGCCGCCGCACGCACGCTCGCCAAACGCGACCAACGCTCCGCGCTTACCCACGCATTATCCGACGGCGAAGATTTCGAATTGTTGTTCACCGTTGCCGCACGCACCGATCGCTCCGCCTTCGAAACGGCCTGGCGCAAAAAATTCAAGACCCGCCTCACCTGCATCGGCCGC
This portion of the Rariglobus hedericola genome encodes:
- the thiL gene encoding thiamine-phosphate kinase, with the protein product MHPFTANTADSVSSLGELRLIAAIRRWLGKATPPSPFGIGDDCAVLPASRHPQLVTVDPVVYGEHFDDSIPARAVAAKLLKRNLSDIAAMGGHPRAAVIALALDPKVSTRWLEQFYRGLAATARSYGVPIAGGDITRQQGGLAATLTLIGEARGPRALTRRGAKIGDWIYVTGTLGGSILGHHHRFTPRLAEGSWLADRRDVRSLMDLSDGLAKDLHALTPERAVPSLIGAAIPISAAARTLAKRDQRSALTHALSDGEDFELLFTVAARTDRSAFETAWRKKFKTRLTCIGRFTRTLEAGALNPDDFTGYEHLR